A genomic window from Fusarium falciforme chromosome 2, complete sequence includes:
- a CDS encoding Branched-chain-amino-acid aminotransferase, whose amino-acid sequence MSMRPLLRSALRSSLPRSSLRCARFSTKAEAASAAKPLGLDPSRLSVTKTSHPKSLSKPETLVFGREFTDHMLAIEWTQEDGWLDPKITPYQNLSLDPATCVFHYAFECFEGMKAYKDKNGKVRLFRPDKNMARLNKSAARIALPTFEPKSFIELISKFAQLDSRFIPDKRGYSLYLRPTMIGTQKTLGVGAPGSALLYVIASPVGPYYPTGFKAVSLEATDYAVRAWPGGVGDKKLGANYAPCILPQLQAASRGFQQNLWLFGEEEYVTEVGTMNMFVALKNKETGQKELVTAPLDGTILEGVTRDSVLALARERLVPEGWKVSERKYTMKELAEASKEGRLLEAFGAGTAAIVSPVRSISWKGELVNCGLSETEESGEIALRMKEWIEGIQYGDEEHEWSYVVA is encoded by the exons ATGAGCATGAGACCCCTTCTTCGCTCTGCTCTGAGGAGCTCATTGCCTCGCTCTAGCTTGCGATGCGCTCGCTTTAGCACCAAGGCAGAGGCTGCCTCTGCTGCAAAGCCCTTGGGTCTTGATCCTTCGCGACTCTCCGTCACCAAGACCTCCCACCCCAAGAGTCTGAGCAAGCCTGAGACTCTTGTCTTTGGCCGGGAGTTTACTG ACCACATGCTCGCGATCGAATGGACTCAAGAAGACGGATGGTTGGACCCCAAAATCACCCCCTACCAGAACCTCTCCCTCGACCCTGCGACTTGCGTCTTCCACTATGCCTTTGAATGCTTCGAGGGCATGAAGGCCTACAAGGACAAGAATGGCAAGGTCCGATTGTTCCGACCCGACAAGAACATGGCCCGATTGAACAAGTCGGCCGCTCGTATTGCGCTCCCCACCTTTGAGCCCAAGAGCTTCATTGAGCTCATCTCTAAGTTTGCGCAGCTCGACTCTCGCTTCATTCCCGACAAGCGAGGTTACTCTCTCTACCTCCGACCTACAATGATTGGAACCCAAAAAACACTTGGAGTCGGTGCCCCTGGCTCCGCTCTTCTGTATGTGATTGCATCGCCTGTTGGCCCTTACTATCCTACTGGCTTCAAGGCTGTGTCACTAGAGGCTACCGACTACGCTGTTCGAGCTTGGCCCGGTGGTGTCGGTGACAAGAAGCTTGGTGCCAACTATGCGCCATGCATTCTGCCCCAGCTTCAAGCTGCTAGCCGTGGTTTCCAGCAAAACCTTTGGCTCTTTGGTGAGGAGGAATACGTCACCGAGGTCGGCACCATGAACATGTTTGTCGCCCTTAAGAACAAGGAGACTGGCCAAAAGGAGCTTGTGACCGCTCCCCTTGACGGTACCATCCTTGAGGGTGTCACTCGAGACTCTGTGCTCGCACTTGCGCGTGAACGTCTGGTTCCTGAGGGCTGGAAGGTTAGCGAGCGCAAGTACACCATGAAGGAGCTCGCCGAGGCTTCCAAGGAGGGTCGATTGCTCGAGGCGTTTGGCGCTGGCACTGCTGCCATTGTCAGCCCCGTGCGATCCATCTCCTGGAAGGGCGAGCTGGTCAACTGCGGACTTTCCGAGACTGAGGAATCCGGCGAGATTGCCCTCAGGATGAAGGAGTGGATTGAGGGAATTCAGTACGGTGACGAGGAGCACGAATGGAGCTATGTTGTAGCGTAG
- a CDS encoding Protein kinase domain-containing protein, protein MFSSAFKSISATNITGNYTISSNPTSTAGPWKIYDAKKKSTGKSYSVFVFDKKSLDSHGSSLGRSGAASFKKTVEEVVERLRKEASSLAKLRHPSILELVEPVEDTRGGGLQFVTEAVTASLSSVLHEKDEQERVGPGGRSSRFVTEDSDGVKRRRELEIDELEIQKGLLQISKALEFLHENAGLVHGNLTPDAVLINAKSDWKISGLAFCSPPDGSDKPTSIQGISLYEVLNMDPRLPKAVQLNLDYTSPDFVVDSNLNSSADMFSLGLLSVALYNSPHASPLECHGSLSTYKRLFSSSSSVPSVTNNYLSSRPLPRELSHDVLPRLITRRPAQRMTAREFQQSEYFDNVLVSTIRFLDSFPAKTANEKAQFMRGLNKVLPSFPKSVMEKKILPALIEELKDRELLSLILQNVFKILDLLPSARRAFGEKVRPSLREIFVINAKQQEKDPARDAGLMVVLENISSISSNCSGKEFKDDMLPVILAAIECPTHSIVDAALRSLPVVLPVLDFSTIKNELFPVIATVFSKTNSLAIKVRGLRAFVILCGGTNGEDDGLNGVSKTSSSSALDKYTMQEKIVPLIKAIKTKEPAVMVAALDVLRIVGGVADADFVAMDLLPILWSMSLGPLLNLKQFQSFMELIKSLSRRVEDEQTRKLQELGGTTTTPSEDFMAFGGVTGTTFEPTSENDFEALVKGRPSTTSAPEEKKPSTPQPPTFSWSTPPPTTNPTKPPQKAFRTVTPDLGRFEAMTPSSTQYSQPLQPQPSTFSPPPQSTFSAPPQSTFTPPPSTFTQPAQPTQPTTGAVNWSAAKNTLSAPMNSMSLNSMTPMQPSRSPSFTLPPPPGNAAPALSPQTWSAPSSQSMGSGQTGQKSGLDKYESLI, encoded by the exons atgttctcctcggcgttcaagtccatctcggccacgAACATCACCGGAAACTACACCATCTCTTCGAATCCGACTTCGACGGCTGGTCCCTGGAAGATTTACGATGCAAAGAAAAAGTCGACCGGCAAGTCGTACAGCGTCTTTGTCTTTGACAAAAAGTCCCTAGACAGCCATGGCAGCTCGTTGGGTCGCTCCGGAGCGGCCTCGTTCAAAAAGACAGTAGAGGAGGTTGTCGAGCGGTTGCGAAAAGAGGCGTCGAGTCTGGCAAAGCTCAGACATCCCAGTATCTTGGAGTTGGTGGAGCCTGTCGAAGACACAAGAGGAGGTGGCTTGCAATTTGTCACCGAGGCCGTGACAGCATCATTGTCGAGCGTGCTACACGAAAAGGACGAACAAGAACGAGTTGGACCTGGTGGAAGATCAAGTCGATTTGTGACTGAGGACTCGGATGGAGTAAAGCGACGGAGGGAGCTCGAGATTGACGAGTTGGAGATTCAAAAAGGACTCCTCCAAATCAGCAAGGCACTGGAGTTTCTGCACGAAAATGCCGGCCTCGTCCACGGCAACCTCACACCAGATGCCGTCCTTATCAACGCCAAA TCTGACTGGAAGATAAGCGGCCTCGCTTTTTGCAGCCCCCCTGATGGCTCCGACAAGCCGACTTCGATCCAAGGAATTAGTCTTTACGAGGTCTTGAACATGGATCCCCGATTACCGAAGGCCGTccagctcaacctcgactATACCTCACCCGATTTCGTCGTCGACAGCAACCTCAACTCTTCAGCTGACATGTTTTCGCTTGGACTCTTGTCGGTCGCCCTCTACAACTCTCCTCATGCTTCTCCCCTCGAATGCCACGGCAGCTTGTCCACATACAAGCGACTGTTTTCGTCGTCTTCGAGTGTCCCGTCCGTCACAAACAACTACCTCTCATCTCGGCCCCTCCCCCGAGAACTCTCTCACGATGTTCTTCCTCGACTCATCACGAGACGGCCCGCTCAGAGAATGACTGCACGAGAATTCCAGCAGAGCGAGTATTTCGACAATGTCCTTGTCTCTACAATCCGTTTCCTTGATTCGTTCCCCGCCAAGACTGCCAACGAAAAGGCTCAGTTCATGCGGGGTCTCAACAAGGTCCTGCCCTCGTTTCCCAAGTCGGTCATGGAAAAGAAGATTCTTCCGGCCTTGATTGAGGAACTCAAGGACCGGGAGCTTCTCTCACTCATCCTTCAAAACGTGTTCAAAATCCTAGACTTGCTTCCGTCTGCTAGACGTGCTTTTGGAGAAAAGGTCCGGCCATCGCTGAGGGAAATCTTCGTCATCAACGCCAAGCAGCAAGAAAAGGACCCAGCCAGAGATGCAGGACTAATGGTTGTCCTCGAAAACATTTCCTCCATCTCTAGCAACTGCTCCGGAAAAGAGTTTAAAGATG ATATGCTCCCTGTCATCTTGGCGGCCATTGAATGCCCGACTCATTCGATTGTCGACGCGGCCCTGCGAAGTCTACCGGTTGTCTTGCCAGTTCTCGATTTCAGCACCATTAAGAACGAACTCTTTCCCGTGATAGCAACTGTCTTTAGCAAGACAAACAGTCTCGCCATCAAGGTCCGAGGTCTTCGAGCATTTGTCATTCTCTGTGGTGGCACAAACGGTGAAGATGACGGTCTCAATGGGGTGAGCAAGACTTCATCGTCCAGTGCCCTCGACAAGTACACAATGCAGGAAAAGATTGTGCCCCTGATCAAGGCTATCAAGACAAAAGAGCCGGCAGTCATGGTGGCAGCCTTGGACGTGCTCCGGATTGTTGGAGGCGTTGCTGACGCCGACTTTGTCGCCATGGACCTTTTGCCGATCCTCTGGAGCATGAGTCTTGGGCCTCTTCTGAACCTGAAGCAATTCCAGTCGTTCATGGAGCTCATTAAGAGTCTGTCACGGCGAGTCGAGGATGAGCAGACACGCAAGCTGCAAGAACTGGGCGGAACAACCACGACGCCCAGTGAAGATTTCATGGCCTTTGGTGGTGTCACAGGCACAACCTTTGAGCCCACGTCTGAGAATGACTTTGAGGCTCTCGTCAAGGGACGTCCATCCACCACCAGTGCCcctgaagagaagaagcccagcACCCCTCAACCGCCAACATTTTCCTGGTCGACGCCTCCACCCACAACCAACCCGACAAAGCCTCCGCAAAAGGCTTTCCGGACAGTGACCCCAGACCTCGGTCGCTTCGAGGCAATGACACCGTCGTCGACGCAGTATAGCCAGCCTCTACAGCCTCAGCCATCGACattttctcctcctccccagtCGACATTCTCGGCGCCTCCACAATCAACGTTTACTCCACCACCGTCGACCTTTACGCAGCCAGCACAGCCCACACAGCCTACTACTGGAGCTGTCAACTGGTCTGCTGCCAAGAACACCCTGTCGGCACCCATGAACTCAATGTCATTAAACTCGATGACGCCCATGCAACCCTCCCGCAGTCCATCATTCActcttcctccacctcctggGAATGCTGCGCCCGCGCTCTCTCCACAGACCTGGAGCGCCCCTTCGAGTCAAAGCATGGGGTCAGGCCAGACAGGGCAAAAGTCGGGATTGGACAAGTATGAGAGTTTGATTTAG
- a CDS encoding NADH dehydrogenase [ubiquinone] 1 beta subcomplex subunit 11, mitochondrial produces the protein MAIIRAAVAPLRAARAVRCPRQPSRGFSVTARRRGGGGEHQFEPPTGWLWGVKPGEKAEPEGWEWPMYIFLGSLVATGVALAFKPDTTVSTWALEEARRRLEQEGILPDPAKKD, from the exons ATGGCAATCATTCGCGCCGCCGTCGCGCCCCTCCGCGCCGCCCGCGCCGTTCGATGCCCCCGACAGCCCTCCCGGGGCTTCTCCGTTACCgcccgacgacgaggaggtggtggcgaGCACCAATTCGAACCTCCCACCGGATGGCTCTGGGGTGTCAAGCCCGGCGAGAAGGCTGAGCCCGAGGGCTGGGAGTGGCCCATGTACATTTTTCTCGGAAGCCTCGTCGCTACAGGCGTCGCCCTCGCCTTCAAACCCGACACGAC CGTTTCTACCTGGGCTCTCGAGGAGGCACGGAGGAGATTAGAGCAGGAGGGTATCCTGCCCGACCCAGCCAAGAAGGACTAG